A single region of the Elizabethkingia sp. JS20170427COW genome encodes:
- the thrA gene encoding bifunctional aspartate kinase/homoserine dehydrogenase I: MKVLKFGGKSLANGLGLEKTLEIIQHKKNNDEDICVIVSARDNATDELIALLENAKNNTWDEELFVQFKENQLASAPENGAFLAEEFQRLQDFFSGVRLLKDYSLKVKDEVLSFGEVISAKTIAEILKSKGISAKFVDARSFLITDNHFGSAIPKEEISEQKAKAIFEEFKNNGVVPVVTGFIGATEKGETTTLGRNGSNYSASLVAKFIDAEMMENYTHVDGVFSVNPDWVEDARHIQNLSYEEANEMVNFGMNVLHDKTILPLIDKNIPLKILNTFKGVEQTGTLISNDKNNTSVKSLMVQKHKSLIVFEGRGLLGKVGVDARFFKALNDAHISVGIISQGSSERGIGVVVDERDADLAVKVLRKEFEKDYSTKDVSSIKSINGLSVISIIGQKMSHFNQSYNALIKNNVEPLLISNTVSGANVSILISEEETSKALNIIHGELFENPKQIHLAIIGHGTVGKALINQILNSTHDIINRKNTHIKVFAILNSKKMILNKKGIGKDWESLIQKSETPASIEELLAYAKTNHLENLIAVDNTASLDFVEAYETLAENGFDLVSSNKIFNTLPIERYRNLRKVLEDKKKNYLYETNVGAGLPLIDTIKLLHLSGENITKINGVFSGSLSYIFNNFSVREDKFSTIIKEAMEKGFTEPDPREDLSGNDVARKLLILARELDLVNEFSDITIQNLIPENLQSIPKDEFLSRLEELDQEYEVLKKSLPADYVLRYVGELKGNLQEDKGLLEVKLISVPKTASLGQVKGSDSIFEIYTESYGENPIVIMGAGAGAEVTARGVFGDILRLTENK; the protein is encoded by the coding sequence ATGAAAGTTTTAAAATTTGGTGGAAAGTCCTTAGCAAACGGGCTAGGTTTGGAAAAGACATTAGAAATTATTCAACATAAAAAAAATAACGACGAAGATATCTGCGTAATTGTTTCCGCAAGAGATAATGCAACAGATGAGTTGATTGCTTTACTAGAAAATGCTAAAAATAATACTTGGGACGAGGAATTGTTTGTTCAGTTTAAGGAAAATCAATTAGCTTCAGCTCCTGAAAATGGAGCTTTCCTGGCTGAAGAATTCCAAAGATTGCAAGATTTCTTTTCTGGTGTAAGATTGTTGAAAGACTATTCGTTAAAGGTAAAAGATGAAGTCCTTAGTTTTGGAGAAGTGATTTCAGCAAAAACCATTGCTGAGATTCTGAAAAGTAAAGGGATTTCTGCAAAATTTGTAGATGCCAGAAGTTTTTTGATTACCGATAATCATTTCGGAAGTGCGATTCCAAAGGAAGAAATTTCTGAACAAAAGGCAAAAGCAATCTTCGAAGAATTTAAAAATAATGGAGTAGTTCCTGTTGTTACAGGATTTATCGGAGCTACCGAAAAAGGAGAAACTACTACTTTAGGAAGAAATGGAAGTAACTATTCTGCATCTTTGGTGGCTAAGTTTATCGATGCCGAAATGATGGAGAATTACACCCATGTAGATGGGGTGTTTTCGGTAAACCCAGATTGGGTGGAAGATGCTCGCCATATCCAAAATCTTTCTTATGAAGAAGCTAATGAGATGGTTAACTTCGGGATGAATGTTCTTCATGACAAAACCATACTCCCTCTAATTGATAAAAATATTCCTTTAAAAATATTAAATACCTTCAAAGGAGTAGAACAAACAGGAACTTTAATTTCCAATGATAAAAACAATACGTCTGTAAAATCCCTAATGGTGCAAAAACACAAATCTCTTATCGTTTTCGAAGGGAGAGGTTTGTTAGGAAAAGTAGGGGTAGATGCACGTTTCTTTAAGGCGCTTAACGATGCTCATATAAGCGTTGGCATCATCTCCCAAGGTTCTTCAGAAAGAGGGATAGGAGTGGTTGTAGATGAAAGAGATGCAGATTTAGCTGTAAAAGTATTAAGAAAGGAATTCGAGAAAGATTATAGCACGAAGGATGTAAGCAGTATTAAGAGTATTAATGGCCTAAGTGTAATTTCGATTATTGGGCAGAAGATGTCTCACTTTAATCAGTCGTACAATGCTTTGATTAAGAATAATGTAGAGCCTTTGTTGATAAGCAATACTGTTTCTGGGGCTAATGTTAGTATTCTAATTTCCGAGGAAGAAACTTCTAAAGCGCTTAATATTATCCACGGAGAGTTGTTCGAAAATCCTAAGCAAATCCATTTGGCAATTATTGGTCACGGTACAGTAGGAAAAGCTTTAATCAACCAAATATTAAATTCCACTCACGATATCATCAACCGAAAAAATACTCATATCAAAGTATTTGCTATCCTTAATTCTAAAAAGATGATTCTGAATAAGAAAGGAATCGGAAAAGATTGGGAAAGTTTAATTCAAAAATCAGAAACACCAGCAAGCATCGAGGAGTTATTGGCATACGCTAAGACAAACCACTTGGAAAATCTAATAGCGGTGGATAATACCGCAAGTTTAGATTTTGTAGAAGCTTATGAAACACTTGCTGAAAATGGTTTCGATTTGGTTTCTTCTAATAAAATCTTCAACACTCTTCCTATAGAAAGATACAGAAATCTTAGAAAAGTATTGGAGGATAAAAAGAAAAATTACCTCTATGAAACCAATGTAGGTGCAGGTCTTCCTTTGATAGATACCATTAAATTACTTCACCTTTCTGGAGAAAATATCACTAAAATTAATGGCGTTTTCTCAGGCTCTTTAAGTTATATCTTTAATAATTTCTCGGTAAGAGAAGATAAGTTTTCTACGATTATTAAAGAAGCAATGGAGAAAGGATTTACCGAGCCAGATCCGCGTGAAGATCTTTCAGGAAATGATGTGGCAAGAAAGCTTCTTATCCTTGCAAGAGAGTTGGATTTGGTAAATGAATTCTCAGATATTACGATTCAGAATTTGATTCCTGAAAATCTACAGAGCATTCCGAAAGATGAATTTTTATCCCGATTAGAAGAATTGGATCAAGAATATGAAGTTTTGAAAAAATCTCTTCCTGCAGATTATGTCCTTCGCTATGTTGGAGAACTTAAAGGAAACTTACAGGAAGATAAAGGATTGCTAGAGGTGAAATTAATATCAGTACCTAAAACAGCAAGTTTAGGACAGGTAAAAGGTTCGGATTCTATTTTTGAAATTTATACCGAATCTTATGGAGAAAATCCTATCGTTATTATGGGAGCAGGAGCAGGAGCAGAAGTAACTGCCAGAGGGGTTTTTGGAGATATCTTAAGACTAACAGAAAACAAATAA
- a CDS encoding alpha/beta fold hydrolase — protein sequence MKTTLLHTSPITITTQQGKQYSLPLSYELFGPGLHTAPIVLVNHALTGNSTVAGEKGWWKDAIGNGKPIDTGRYTVIAFNIPGNGYDGSLIDTPQDFTTKDIAQLFNLALQSLGINQLYAIIGGSLGGAIAWEMLYQENNLAQYFVPIATDWKTTDWLYSQCLVQDFLLNQEEKPLQKARIHAMLCYRTPESLNQRFDNTTHEEKEVRKSEDWLNFHGERLNERFTLSAYKMMNHLLSNIKTVIPNEEAFEKLAKIQANIHLVSVDSDLFFTEKEDQKTYQGIQKFKKNINHHTIQSIHGHDAFLMEYEQLNNILNKIF from the coding sequence TTGAAAACAACACTTCTACATACATCACCAATTACTATTACTACCCAGCAAGGGAAGCAATATTCTTTGCCATTAAGCTATGAGCTTTTTGGCCCAGGACTGCATACCGCTCCCATTGTTTTGGTAAACCATGCCCTTACGGGTAATTCTACTGTTGCAGGGGAAAAGGGTTGGTGGAAAGATGCCATAGGTAACGGAAAGCCTATAGATACTGGGAGATATACTGTTATAGCATTTAATATCCCAGGAAATGGCTATGATGGTTCTCTTATTGATACTCCCCAAGATTTTACCACAAAAGATATTGCACAACTGTTTAACCTAGCTTTACAAAGTTTAGGAATAAATCAGTTGTATGCTATTATTGGAGGCTCTTTAGGAGGAGCTATCGCTTGGGAAATGCTTTATCAAGAAAATAATTTAGCACAGTATTTTGTCCCAATAGCTACCGACTGGAAAACTACCGATTGGTTATATTCCCAATGTTTGGTGCAAGATTTTTTATTGAATCAAGAAGAAAAGCCTTTACAAAAAGCAAGAATACATGCAATGCTTTGTTATCGCACTCCTGAATCGCTGAATCAAAGATTTGATAACACCACTCATGAAGAAAAAGAAGTGAGAAAATCAGAAGATTGGTTGAATTTTCACGGAGAGAGATTGAATGAACGCTTTACTCTTTCTGCTTATAAAATGATGAATCACTTACTAAGCAACATCAAAACAGTAATTCCCAATGAGGAAGCTTTTGAGAAATTGGCGAAAATACAAGCCAACATACACTTGGTTTCTGTAGATAGCGATTTGTTTTTTACGGAAAAAGAAGACCAGAAGACCTATCAAGGGATTCAAAAATTTAAAAAGAATATCAATCATCATACAATACAATCCATCCACGGGCATGATGCCTTTTTAATGGAATATGAGCAATTAAATAACATCTTAAACAAAATATTTTAA
- a CDS encoding shikimate kinase, giving the protein MIISLIGYMGSGKSHISKMLSDKINFKLFDLDFEISARLGMSIPEIFEKQGELGFRKAEKKILEELLSSPDDIIISLGGGTPAYYDNMENICKHSKSIYLRAKIPTLVNRLIPEKDKRPLIAKISDEDLPEFIAKHLFERNAFYNQSEFIIDTDGKNGETVVEEIVNTLCLPR; this is encoded by the coding sequence ATGATTATTTCACTAATAGGATACATGGGAAGTGGTAAATCTCACATTTCTAAAATGTTATCTGACAAAATAAATTTTAAATTATTTGACCTAGATTTTGAAATTTCTGCGCGTTTAGGGATGAGTATTCCCGAGATTTTCGAAAAACAAGGAGAACTAGGCTTTAGAAAAGCAGAAAAAAAAATATTAGAAGAGCTACTTTCCTCTCCCGATGATATCATTATTAGCTTAGGAGGAGGCACGCCTGCTTATTATGATAACATGGAAAACATTTGCAAACATTCTAAAAGCATTTACCTTAGAGCCAAAATCCCTACTCTCGTCAACCGACTTATTCCTGAAAAAGATAAAAGGCCTTTAATCGCTAAGATAAGCGACGAAGACCTTCCTGAATTTATTGCTAAGCATCTTTTTGAAAGAAATGCTTTTTACAACCAATCGGAGTTTATTATCGACACCGATGGCAAAAATGGTGAAACAGTGGTAGAAGAAATCGTTAATACTCTTTGTCTTCCTCGTTAA
- a CDS encoding ATP-binding protein, translating to MNTLAHQLHISSNSLRQFVQDFNLNIEDIIDEKLNLSDDFLLFAKENSEFLKQYDEDLKQEKSIEDISNKISEPQEKIQNYLKEEHPNLFDTDGFKTSISSFGIHQKLGGDYQFIYNYFGKQTPLTQHDFIGYRDLFFHITDLIEPFLNPKQLENWGIEKPAGIIIYGPPGSGKVFWAKKIAEIIGYKFTEVKNQLLSIMYDNGETSRFKDFLCSNRVKSPHTIIFLENFAKIATEENPERPLNLALLELKNLILQTIHHNINDKILFMGATNSLQGLDIEILAPGRFDLCIPVFPPNVEERAEMILANLLHHLTEKSPLLQVLKNNNADKIPFWKKTAQNMKLFSNTMVIDFTQAIKKRIHAEYMRLDGKNVIISEKIISAALNEAFAKLTPEYLEYCASFINELAQNNSMEFPRRIQNMLSELEFYKIKDKPVRKIGFNAEEEEENKNEEV from the coding sequence ATGAATACACTGGCACATCAACTCCACATTTCCAGCAATAGCTTGAGGCAATTTGTCCAAGATTTCAACCTCAACATAGAGGATATTATCGATGAAAAGCTAAATCTTAGCGATGATTTCCTACTCTTTGCTAAGGAAAATTCGGAATTTTTAAAACAATATGACGAAGATTTAAAACAGGAAAAAAGCATTGAAGATATTTCGAATAAAATTTCGGAACCTCAAGAAAAAATCCAAAATTACTTGAAAGAAGAACATCCTAACCTCTTCGATACCGATGGCTTTAAAACCAGTATCTCTAGTTTTGGAATTCATCAAAAATTAGGTGGAGATTACCAATTTATTTACAATTATTTTGGAAAACAAACTCCCCTTACCCAACATGATTTTATTGGATATAGAGATTTATTCTTCCATATTACCGACCTCATCGAGCCTTTCCTGAATCCTAAACAACTTGAAAATTGGGGAATAGAAAAACCTGCTGGAATCATCATCTACGGTCCTCCAGGAAGTGGAAAAGTTTTTTGGGCTAAAAAAATTGCGGAAATAATAGGTTACAAGTTTACCGAAGTAAAAAACCAGTTGCTATCTATTATGTATGATAACGGGGAAACCAGCCGTTTTAAGGATTTCCTTTGCAGCAATAGAGTAAAATCACCACACACCATTATCTTTTTGGAGAATTTTGCAAAAATAGCAACCGAAGAAAACCCTGAGCGACCTTTAAATCTTGCTCTACTTGAATTGAAGAACCTAATTTTGCAAACCATACATCATAACATCAATGATAAGATACTTTTTATGGGTGCCACCAATTCCTTACAGGGTTTGGATATAGAAATACTTGCTCCAGGAAGGTTTGATCTCTGCATTCCCGTTTTCCCACCCAATGTAGAGGAAAGAGCGGAAATGATTTTAGCCAACTTACTCCATCACTTAACGGAAAAATCACCTTTATTACAAGTATTGAAGAATAATAATGCAGATAAAATTCCTTTTTGGAAAAAAACTGCCCAAAATATGAAGTTGTTTTCCAATACCATGGTCATTGATTTCACTCAAGCTATAAAGAAAAGAATACATGCGGAATACATGAGGTTAGATGGCAAAAATGTTATCATTAGCGAAAAGATTATTTCTGCTGCCTTAAATGAGGCTTTTGCCAAACTTACTCCCGAATATCTTGAATATTGTGCTTCTTTCATCAATGAATTAGCCCAAAACAACAGTATGGAATTCCCAAGGCGAATCCAAAATATGCTTAGTGAACTAGAATTTTATAAGATAAAAGACAAACCTGTTCGCAAAATAGGCTTTAATGCAGAAGAGGAAGAAGAAAATAAAAATGAAGAGGTATAA
- a CDS encoding RNA-binding S4 domain-containing protein yields the protein MRIDKFLWSVRYYKTRSIAAEEIRKNRVSISGQPVKASREVIEGDIITIRKNQIDYKIKIIQIPKSRIGAKLVTLHIKDLTDPEQLAMLESRRLVQDYYRLKGEGRPTKKDRRDIDDFTGADIDDDDVEEEEEDWDAFFNEEDKEY from the coding sequence ATGAGAATTGATAAATTTTTATGGAGCGTAAGGTATTATAAAACCAGAAGCATCGCAGCAGAAGAAATTCGAAAAAATAGAGTAAGTATCTCGGGGCAGCCTGTAAAAGCCTCTAGAGAAGTGATAGAAGGAGATATTATTACTATTCGAAAAAACCAAATCGACTATAAAATTAAAATTATCCAGATCCCTAAAAGTAGGATAGGGGCGAAGTTGGTAACCTTACATATTAAGGACTTAACCGATCCTGAGCAATTAGCGATGTTAGAATCTCGACGTTTGGTACAAGACTATTATCGCCTAAAAGGTGAAGGTAGGCCAACTAAAAAAGATCGTCGGGATATCGACGATTTTACAGGTGCAGATATCGATGATGATGATGTTGAAGAAGAGGAGGAGGATTGGGATGCTTTCTTTAACGAGGAAGACAAAGAGTATTAA